Genomic DNA from Hordeum vulgare subsp. vulgare chromosome 2H, MorexV3_pseudomolecules_assembly, whole genome shotgun sequence:
GTGCTATATAGCCTTTTTTTTCAGCTCGCGGCTTATTTAGCGCTCTTGTTTAGCgcatctgttggagatgctcttaagcaTTTcttaatgtctagtgatgttctaACTTCAATCAGTGAATGCTTCATCGTTTACATTTTCAACTGTATTTATCGCCTAAAGTATCTTCTAGATGTCATGATGGTTGGATAATTTTGCAACTGTTTCACATTTTTTATGGTGCATAGATTGCAGTGTTGTCATTATCATTTTCAGCCATTCATGTTTTTTCTTCGGCAAAAATGGGCTAGATGTAATGTGTTTTTCAAACTTGGTATTCTTTGGCTAAGATGGGCAATAATACTCCTGCTTGTTCTTGTCTAAGAACCGAACTTGGAGGACCAAATTGCTTTTCACTTCAACTCATACTGACAGATTTGTGCAACTTCTTGAGATAAACCATCATACCTACTTCATCAACTGCTGCTGTCTTCTAAAGTTCAAATGATAGTGCTGGGTCCTGAACCTATTTGGCATGGTTCTCCTTTACGTTCTTGCTTCTGAACATAGGTTGTTTTGTGATGCATGCCATTTCTATGCCAGCCTAGATAGGTGCATACGGAGTACGGTGTTTAGTTTGATATGATGCAATGACTGTTATCATGGAGTTTGATAATGGTGTTTAAGTGGCACTTGTACTTTGGTTGCAGGGAACAACTCTTCAAGTTGATCAATCGTCTTCCCACTGTCTATGAAGCTGTGAAAGGAAGCTATGAGAGGCAAGCACAGACCCCCAACAGCAGCAGGAAAAATAAGTCCAGCTCTCAGGTAAACATACGCTGACCACACGGCATTCCTTATTTGCTGTCCATATCAATACATGCTTTATCACTCATTCCGCGTCCCATTCCAGCCACCAAACCAAATCACTTCTAACTGCAAGCCGGTGACACCGGCCCTGCCGATGCTCAAGCAAGAGAACTACGCCGATTTTAACAGCTGGGCGGTAACGGCGAACTGGCCGACGATGCTTAAGGAAGAGGATGATGGTGGCAAGGAgggtggaggcggcgaggatcaagCCATGAGTAAGTGTGCCGGTTGCGAGGAGATCTACAGTGCTAACGACGGGCACCTATGGATTGGCTGCGACCACTGTCAGAGGTGGTTCCACGGCAAGTGTGTCAGGGTGACTACTGAGATGGCGGACCGAATCGAGAATTACATGTGCCCTAGCTGCAGTTACAAAGCAAGGATGAAACCTTCTGACTCAGCGGTGCCGATGAAAGCTTTTGACTCATGATGGTGGTGACTGGTGATGCTTGAATCATGGGAAATTTCTTATTTCCTGACGATACTGTTTGCTCCGTTGTTGCATTAGTTTGGTGATGACTTGTTAGGATTTTGGCTGGTGATGGGAACATGAGGTGGATTTCTACAGGCATCTGAATGTGGTGTTCCTTTTTTGAATTTTGACACAGTTTCAAGACAAAGTCATCCGAGCGGACATAGTCTAGCTACTTAGGTAGCCATCTCATATGTTGGCAGTATAAGCCGCTGTTGATGGACCGTTGAGCGTGGAAACCTGCCTGGAAACCCAGGTCTAGAGTAATGAAATGATTGGTCAGTGAATTGAAATGCCATCCGTTTGCTTTCTCTGCCATTGTTACTCTCACAACCTACTTCTCTTTGAAATGAATCCGTGATAGATGCTCTCGTTGCCCCCAGAAAGAATATCGCATTACCAATAATAATAGTTCCTACCCATAGCCTACATGAGCTACTACAGTCTACTGATGTCCTCCCAACCAAATGGATTGATGAACCTAATCACTGATtggctgcagcagcagcagcagcagcagctctaGCATGCTCCAGGATCCTCACCAGCGGCTTGCAGCCGCACCGTCGTGCTTCGTCGAGTGGGGTGTTGCCCCACCTGTCCGTAGCCGCAAGGTCAGCCCCGAACTCCACCAGCATCCCGGCGACGAGGTGCAGGCCCTCGCTAGCGGCGACGTGGAGCGGCGTCCTCCGGTCGTAGTTCCTGCAGTTGGGGTCGATGCCGAAGCTGAGCAGCCTCCTCAGCAGGTCGATCTTGCCCTGGGCGACCACCCTGCACAGGTACCCTCCTGCGTCCTCCAGGTTCAGCGCCGCGCCGTGCGCCACCAGGACCGAGATGATCCTCTCGTGCCCTGATTTCACCGCTTGCAGCAGCGGCGACTTCCCAGACTTATCTGCATTTttaagatgtgtgtgtgtgtgtggtagtGATCTGAACTGTTTCTTCTTAAAATGGAAAAAAGGAAATCGTACCTATGCTGTTGACGTTTGCTCCTCGCTTGATGAGGAACCTGACGATGTCTTCGTATCCTCTTGATGCTGCCACATGCTGCAAGGCAAAGGTGTGGGAAAAGTTGAAGAGTTGTTAGTGTGTAAATAGAATCTTGACGACTGATGATTTTTGCAGTGAACATTTACTAGTTAGTGTGTGGAACTCCTGTAATCATTTGGCTGACGATTCATCTGCAAGGGTTCACGTACCAAGGAGGTCCTCCCGTCGTAATCCGGTTTACTCGGATCTGCTCCTGCACCGATCAAGCCTTTCAACCGAAGCAAGTCTCCATGGTAGGCAGCATTGTTGACTCCAAGGACAAGGTCAGCTTCTTGCTTGGCTATCAGGTATGTGATATCTGATTCCAGTTGCTTCCCCTTTGACTCTGTTTGTTTCCCCTGCAGAAGAAATGCTTCAGTAccgctattattattattattttgcgtCGAAGGGCTAgcatttactactccctccgttcctaaatataagaccttttagagatttcaatatagactagatacaaagcaaaatgagtgaatctacattctaaaatatgactacatatatccgtatgtagtttatagtaaaattctaaaaggtcttatatttaggaacggatggagtatgaGTCTACTGCTAAATTAGGATGTACCTTGAGTAGGTTGCTCAGTATCTGACGACTATCCTTGAGGTACATTTGCAAGGTGCTGGTCAGGGACTGCTTGTCAATTCTCAAGAGGCTGCAGAGTTCACTGACTCTAACTGTGTATGGCTGTCGAGTGTTGCAGATCACTGCAACGTCCCCGACTATGTCGTAAGGCAGCAGCTCTGAGACGATCTCTTCTGATCCGCCTTCTCCGACGGCACCGATCTCTTGCTGTAAGATCACATGGAGCATGATAGATGAAGGTCAGTTATACAGTAGAGTTATGTTTTCTCTTGGTTTATGGAGATAGTTAAATTCAGTGAAAAGTAGTACCAGACATCCATGTGCCACAATGTATATCTGATCCACCACAGTGCCTTGCTCCAAAATAACTTCCCCAGGGAGGAAGAATTCCTCCTGTATTTTAACCACCTGAAACCATCAACTGAAGAGTAAGATGAACTGTCTACCTGAGATAAACTGCAGTGAGGCAAGCATGAGTCTACTCAAGTTCTTACAATCTGGCTCAGGAAGTCTTCTGAGCATCCTCTGAACAGGTGCACATTTGAGACCGTTTCCAGGTACAGTGTCTGGGAGATGTGCAAAACAAAATGCTCAAACTAATTAAAATTGCACCCCATAATGAAAGAATCTAAAGCCAATCATTCACATCTGTATTATTATTTGGTCTGAGAAAAACTAGCCTGAAACCTTGAACAGTACCTTGGATCGGACCGCGGCCGGTATGTCGTCTACGATCCTGTCTCTCTTGTAGCTGCTCTCGTACTGCAGCAGCAGGTGCGCCTTCACCTGGGAGCTGATGTCGCTGCCCAGCCGGTTCCTGTTCATGTACCTGATGAGCTCCGTCATCTTGTCGCGGAAGCGCTCGGTCCTGGACCCCTTGACGATGAGCGCCGTCATGTTCCCGATGAGGTAGGCGCCGAGCAGCATGCTGAAGGAGACGTACACCACGatgaacaccatctccctcgggttcACCGCATGGACATCACCATAGCCTGCACATTtccgtttttgttttgtttttgtgtcAGATCAAGAACGGCATGAACTTCACCTGGGACATGCATGGCGTGGAGGATGTTTACCGACTGTGGCCATAGTGACGATGGCGAGGTAGAGGGAGGTGATGTAACGGGTGAGCACGTCGACCTTCCTGAAGTTGATGTAGCTCTGGTCGCCCATGGTGAGGCTCCCGATCCAGGTGCCCCCCTCGCGCGCCGGGGGCAGCGTGGTGGCGAGGTAGTAAAAGACGCAGGCTGCGGTGTGCGTGCAGTAGAGCTCCACGGTGGCAAGCTTGACGATCCGCGTGAAGAGGTAGCTGATGCGGatgtccttctccatcttcttgaaGAAGCCCTGGATCTTCCTCGCCCTGTACAGCCGCAGCCACACCAGGTACCTCACCACCTCCATCCTCCCCGTAAACTGATCACACAAGGAACACCAATGGTGTCATAGTATGTGTGTTTTCCAGACAAATGGTGtattttagagcatctccaatagtcgtatgatcatcgttggtaaaaTTGTCACATAGACGATTTGGATGACATGACACGtaataaaagaaaagagagaatgaaaccgtatgaacttgaagcaacggttcagGCACAAGCTCCGAGGCAAGCATGCCCATTTCTTCAACATTTAGTGGACCCAtttagttattttacatacggtTAACATGCAATCCATtgaagagcttgtatgatgtgtTGTTGGTTGCTGACGTGGACATttataccaacgattgaacatacagactattg
This window encodes:
- the LOC123426818 gene encoding PHD finger protein ALFIN-LIKE 4-like, which produces MAEDAFSPAIHPNLHGPEHVFRQYCGRRAGIVKALTEDLEEFYEQCDPDKKALCLFGLPDGTWEVNQLPEEVPVQIPEPVCGINFARDITPKKVWLSIVAVHSDAWLMSIAFYHAGRVSFDRDGREQLFKLINRLPTVYEAVKGSYERQAQTPNSSRKNKSSSQPPNQITSNCKPVTPALPMLKQENYADFNSWAVTANWPTMLKEEDDGGKEGGGGEDQAMSKCAGCEEIYSANDGHLWIGCDHCQRWFHGKCVRVTTEMADRIENYMCPSCSYKARMKPSDSAVPMKAFDS
- the LOC123426817 gene encoding potassium channel KOR2-like isoform X1; its protein translation is MEREIGGAEYELNEIDGALHGSVGSRLSLFAREFKWPSSSSALRLPSNCYGSSFVIDPNGRWYRMWSNMMFLWSIYSVFYTPFAFCFFRGIPEHLLDLECVQLIFLADVAVHFYLAYRDPHTHRVVYDQQRIALRYIKGSFALDMLGCFPWDAVYKFTGRMEVVRYLVWLRLYRARKIQGFFKKMEKDIRISYLFTRIVKLATVELYCTHTAACVFYYLATTLPPAREGGTWIGSLTMGDQSYINFRKVDVLTRYITSLYLAIVTMATVGYGDVHAVNPREMVFIVVYVSFSMLLGAYLIGNMTALIVKGSRTERFRDKMTELIRYMNRNRLGSDISSQVKAHLLLQYESSYKRDRIVDDIPAAVRSKTLYLETVSNVHLFRGCSEDFLSQIVVKIQEEFFLPGEVILEQGTVVDQIYIVAHGCLQEIGAVGEGGSEEIVSELLPYDIVGDVAVICNTRQPYTVRVSELCSLLRIDKQSLTSTLQMYLKDSRQILSNLLKGKQTESKGKQLESDITYLIAKQEADLVLGVNNAAYHGDLLRLKGLIGAGADPSKPDYDGRTSLHVAASRGYEDIVRFLIKRGANVNSIDKSGKSPLLQAVKSGHERIISVLVAHGAALNLEDAGGYLCRVVAQGKIDLLRRLLSFGIDPNCRNYDRRTPLHVAASEGLHLVAGMLVEFGADLAATDRWGNTPLDEARRCGCKPLVRILEHARAAAAAAAAANQ
- the LOC123426817 gene encoding potassium channel KOR2-like isoform X2, whose translation is MEREIGGAEYELNEIDGALHGSVGSRLSLFAREFKWPSSSSALRLPSNCYGSSFVIDPNGRWYRMWSNMMFLWSIYSVFYTPFAFCFFRGIPEHLLDLECVQLIFLADVAVHFYLAYRDPHTHRVVYDQQRIALRYIKGSFALDMLGCFPWDAVYKFTGRMEVVRYLVWLRLYRARKIQGFFKKMEKDIRISYLFTRIVKLATVELYCTHTAACVFYYLATTLPPAREGGTWIGSLTMGDQSYINFRKVDVLTRYITSLYLAIVTMATVGYGDVHAVNPREMVFIVVYVSFSMLLGAYLIGNMTALIVKGSRTERFRDKMTELIRYMNRNRLGSDISSQVKAHLLLQYESSYKRDRIVDDIPAAVRSKHFVLHISQTLYLETVSNVHLFRGCSEDFLSQIVVKIQEEFFLPGEVILEQGTVVDQIYIVAHGCLQEIGAVGEGGSEEIVSELLPYDIVGDVAVICNTRQPYTVRVSELCSLLRIDKQSLTSTLQMYLKDSRQILSNLLKGKQTESKGKQLESDITYLIAKQEADLVLGVNNAAYHGDLLRLKGLIGAGADPSKPDYDGRTSLHVAASRGYEDIVRFLIKRGANVNSIDKSGKSPLLQAVKSGHERIISVLVAHGAALNLEDAGGYLCRVVAQGKIDLLRRLLSFGIDPNCRNYDRRTPLHVAASEGLHLVAGMLVEFGADLAATDRWGNTPLDEARRCGCKPLVRILEHARAAAAAAAAANQ